The following proteins are co-located in the Pontiella desulfatans genome:
- a CDS encoding serine hydrolase domain-containing protein: MNLSSGIIIAASLPLLIPTSYAKPEKSAGQSKEIEVSLKGIIERENLPGMVAAIASSEGIVAIGAAGVRKDGSREEFTQNDVIHLGSCTKAMTSTLLATFVADGTITWETTLIEVMPELRKRIHPDYHNVTVWQLLTHRAGVPVNAKDWWAHPEMKLEKRRVEILKDSLEDAPKAKKGEYLYSNLGYMIAACMVEQKTGDTWEELIEERLFKPLDMDSAGFGPPGKRGRKDQPWGHNKSGKKWSAMQSDNAEALGPAGRVHCSVEDWAKFIALQLPNGKGQELSFGREHLKKLITPVGDYAGGWIVAKRSWGNGVVLTHSGSNTMWYATVWVASQLDRAFIVVTNSCDEDSHAICDKMIGELIRINSGS, from the coding sequence ATGAATCTTTCAAGCGGCATCATCATTGCAGCCTCACTCCCGCTTCTAATTCCAACTTCCTATGCAAAACCGGAAAAGTCGGCCGGGCAATCAAAGGAAATCGAGGTTTCCCTAAAGGGGATTATTGAGCGGGAAAATCTTCCGGGAATGGTTGCAGCCATTGCTTCGTCGGAAGGAATTGTCGCCATTGGCGCTGCCGGAGTTCGGAAGGACGGTTCACGCGAGGAGTTTACGCAAAACGATGTCATTCATCTCGGTTCCTGCACCAAGGCGATGACCTCCACGTTGCTGGCAACTTTTGTTGCGGATGGGACTATCACGTGGGAAACCACACTGATTGAGGTTATGCCGGAGCTTCGGAAACGAATCCATCCGGATTATCACAACGTGACCGTTTGGCAACTGCTCACGCATCGGGCGGGTGTTCCGGTCAACGCGAAAGACTGGTGGGCACACCCCGAGATGAAGCTTGAAAAACGACGCGTGGAAATACTCAAGGACAGCCTGGAAGATGCTCCGAAGGCAAAAAAGGGTGAGTATCTTTATTCCAACCTCGGCTACATGATCGCGGCTTGCATGGTGGAGCAAAAAACCGGGGACACGTGGGAGGAGCTGATTGAAGAGCGTTTGTTCAAGCCCTTGGATATGGACTCGGCCGGATTCGGCCCGCCGGGAAAACGCGGAAGAAAGGATCAGCCCTGGGGGCACAACAAATCAGGAAAAAAATGGAGCGCCATGCAATCCGACAACGCAGAGGCGCTCGGCCCGGCAGGCCGGGTACACTGCTCGGTTGAGGATTGGGCGAAATTCATTGCCTTGCAGTTGCCCAACGGAAAGGGCCAGGAGCTTTCTTTCGGCCGTGAACACCTGAAGAAACTGATTACCCCGGTCGGCGATTATGCCGGAGGATGGATTGTTGCAAAACGGTCGTGGGGCAACGGAGTGGTCTTGACGCATAGTGGTAGCAACACCATGTGGTATGCAACCGTCTGGGTTGCTTCCCAGTTGGACAGGGCCTTTATCGTGGTAACAAATTCCTGCGATGAGGATTCCCATGCGATCTGCGACAAAATGATTGGCGAACTGATCAGGATCAATAGCGGGAGTTGA
- the djlA gene encoding co-chaperone DjlA — MAWTGKIIGGVLGSLLGPIGAVVGVGLGHQFDKGADRIKATAQTFQVAFFGCLAKMARADGQITQDEIQAVEQIMARFGYTGPMREQAIGIFRRAKDDPHTAEDYLNQLSGVVQFNPQIAMTFIAALHTVAAADGVMHPNEREILLQAERAFRLRPGTIDAMLGGVRGNTANALENAYKVLEVSPDASDAEIKKVYRQKCIEFHPDKLASKGLPDEFMTYAHDQLAKINEAYDVIKKERSL, encoded by the coding sequence ATGGCATGGACAGGTAAAATCATTGGAGGGGTGCTCGGCTCATTGCTCGGGCCCATCGGCGCGGTGGTGGGGGTTGGCCTCGGCCATCAGTTCGACAAAGGCGCCGACCGGATCAAGGCAACGGCCCAGACCTTCCAGGTGGCCTTCTTCGGTTGCCTGGCCAAAATGGCGCGGGCCGACGGACAGATTACGCAGGACGAAATCCAGGCGGTCGAGCAGATCATGGCGCGCTTCGGCTATACCGGCCCGATGCGCGAGCAGGCCATCGGCATCTTCCGCCGCGCAAAGGACGATCCGCACACCGCGGAAGACTATCTCAACCAGCTTTCGGGCGTGGTGCAATTCAACCCCCAAATCGCGATGACCTTCATTGCGGCCCTGCACACGGTGGCGGCGGCCGATGGCGTCATGCATCCCAACGAACGCGAAATCTTGCTGCAGGCCGAACGGGCGTTCCGTCTACGGCCGGGCACCATCGATGCCATGCTCGGCGGCGTGCGCGGCAACACGGCGAATGCGCTCGAAAATGCCTACAAGGTGCTCGAGGTTTCGCCGGATGCCTCCGATGCCGAAATCAAGAAGGTCTACCGCCAGAAGTGCATCGAGTTCCATCCCGACAAGCTCGCCTCGAAGGGCTTGCCGGATGAATTCATGACCTACGCCCACGACCAGCTCGCCAAGATCAACGAGGCCTACGACGTCATCAAGAAAGAGCGGAGTCTCTAG
- a CDS encoding VF530 family protein yields the protein MNEQPNNPLHGITLEKLLNRLVDHYGWDELGRLIDIRCFNWEPSIKSSLKFLRKTQWARDQVEELYLSTRFEDS from the coding sequence ATGAATGAACAACCCAACAATCCGCTGCACGGCATTACGCTCGAAAAACTGCTCAACCGCCTGGTCGACCACTATGGCTGGGACGAGCTGGGGCGGCTCATCGATATCCGCTGCTTCAACTGGGAGCCGAGCATTAAATCGAGCCTGAAGTTCCTGCGCAAAACCCAGTGGGCGCGCGACCAGGTGGAAGAGCTTTATTTAAGCACCCGGTTCGAAGATTCGTGA
- a CDS encoding response regulator, which yields MKRILLIDDDPTVQKLFSQFLAKQGYEVLQAENGKIGMRIIGQEKPDLIITDILMPEMDGLEILLAIRKTAEELPIIAISGGMRSMPINFLNQAKMFGARYVFEKPVPLDVLLSAVRDLLDVHPE from the coding sequence ATGAAAAGAATATTGCTCATCGACGACGATCCGACCGTGCAGAAGCTTTTTTCCCAGTTCCTGGCAAAACAAGGCTATGAAGTCTTGCAGGCGGAAAACGGAAAGATCGGCATGCGCATCATTGGGCAGGAGAAGCCCGACCTCATCATTACCGACATCCTGATGCCGGAAATGGACGGGCTTGAAATCCTCCTTGCGATTCGCAAGACCGCCGAAGAGCTGCCCATCATTGCGATTTCCGGCGGCATGCGCAGCATGCCGATCAACTTCCTGAATCAGGCCAAGATGTTCGGCGCCCGCTACGTCTTTGAAAAACCCGTTCCCCTCGATGTACTTCTTTCCGCCGTCAGAGACCTGCTCGACGTCCATCCTGAATAA
- a CDS encoding PAS domain S-box protein: MKKLFRIGLHGLPPTAVTLQSHAETASARHVGPSPMEPFFSINGIGAALALVPVAQADGIPLWLWGVIGLVIFAAMALLACSWALNSKARRQTAEWRANEERYTLVFATAGDAMFLLDQGSGTILESNEAAAALYGYSHDEFRQLKNTDLSAEPDKTSSAIRQELQVAPLRYHRKKDGTVFPVEIKATYYDQNGERVSVVNIRDITEREQTQHALRESEARYRQLFDNMTSGFALHEMIRDEKGNPIDYRYIQVNPGFEKLTGLAAERVVGRTVRELLPEIEPAWINQFGRVEETGEPAIIEDYSQDLNKHFETRAFRPAPGQFAVIFHDVSDRKHAEQVLAASEAKYRELFEHSADAFLIIQEGRFTDCNMAAVDMLGYSAKEDVIGKSPGDLSPTTQPDGLDSGKKAQDMLAAMETSQSLRFEWHHKKANGEVFPVAVTLTALTDNEGRPMIHTAWRNITARKQMEEALEKRIVALTRPLDDDAEIAFDDLFSRDAIQRIQDGFAAATGVASIITHPDGTPITEPSNFTSLCYDIIRKTEKGRANCHKSDAELGRHHQEGPIVQCCLSGGLWDAGASIEVGGRHIANWLIGQVRDESQSDEDMRRYAREIGADEDAFMDAFHRVPVMPRERFTKVADVLFTLANQLSATAYQNIQQARFIAAQKKAEQTLKDLAEVQGLILDNSTVGIALLENRTFKWVNPRMSELFNIPEQELQGASTRLLYASEEDFLENGAKAYAVLEQGNRFEHTLQFQRGDGSLFWCRLIGSALDPKSPLESGSLWMFEDISERRASENELLRLSTAIEQSPETVVITDLEGRIQYVNPAFERASGFAREEVLGMNPNMLSSGEHDEAYYADLWDTIASGGIWEGRIVNRRKIGTLYTEEASIAPVKDATGTITNYVAVKRDISEELIREEELRQAQKMDAVGQLAGGIAHDFNNILQGIMGFSEMLQMELDAQSPEYDGAVEIHKAAKRAAQLTRQLLTFSRKQPSHFETVDLNNTVHDALALLNMLLGEKYDIVLDLQQQLPPIHADPGQLTQVIINLAVNARDAMPEGGRLTISTDSGTFQPEDAALIPEAQAGSFVCLSITDTGCGMDKDTKKRLFEPFFTTKEVGEGTGLGLSVVYGIAQQSKGWVNVYSETGKGSCFKIYFPAIAASPASPEEPAHRHQAHGRATILLVEDDPELATMGMEILLNAGHDPILAISAEEAMEHFRDVDGNIDLLVSDMELPGLRGDELADELRKRNPALPVLLLSGYRDQHVRWQHLEDRDYLFMNKPFTISNLTAMVGKLIQEYKGEGV; this comes from the coding sequence ATGAAAAAGTTGTTTAGGATCGGATTGCACGGGTTGCCGCCAACGGCGGTGACGCTGCAAAGCCATGCCGAAACAGCTTCGGCTCGCCACGTTGGGCCCTCCCCCATGGAACCCTTCTTCTCCATCAACGGGATTGGCGCCGCCTTGGCGCTTGTTCCGGTTGCACAGGCGGACGGCATTCCCCTATGGCTATGGGGAGTGATTGGGCTGGTTATCTTTGCGGCCATGGCGTTGCTGGCTTGCAGCTGGGCTCTCAACTCAAAAGCCCGAAGGCAAACCGCTGAATGGCGCGCAAACGAGGAGCGCTATACGCTGGTGTTCGCCACCGCAGGAGACGCGATGTTCCTGCTCGACCAGGGCAGCGGAACCATTCTTGAATCGAACGAAGCGGCGGCAGCACTGTATGGCTACAGCCATGATGAATTCAGGCAGTTGAAGAACACCGACCTTTCTGCCGAACCGGACAAAACCAGCAGCGCGATCAGGCAGGAGCTTCAGGTTGCGCCGCTTCGCTACCACCGCAAGAAAGACGGAACGGTCTTCCCGGTTGAAATCAAGGCCACCTACTACGACCAAAACGGGGAGCGCGTCAGCGTGGTGAACATCCGCGACATCACTGAGCGCGAACAAACCCAACACGCACTGCGGGAGAGCGAGGCGCGCTACCGGCAGTTGTTCGACAACATGACCTCCGGTTTCGCCCTGCATGAAATGATCCGCGATGAAAAGGGAAACCCCATTGATTATCGGTACATCCAGGTCAATCCCGGATTCGAAAAGCTGACCGGCCTCGCGGCGGAACGCGTGGTTGGGCGCACCGTCAGGGAACTGCTGCCCGAAATTGAACCGGCGTGGATCAACCAGTTTGGCCGCGTGGAGGAAACCGGGGAACCGGCCATTATCGAGGATTATTCCCAGGATCTGAACAAGCATTTCGAAACACGCGCCTTCCGCCCGGCACCGGGCCAGTTCGCCGTGATTTTCCACGATGTCAGCGACCGGAAACACGCTGAGCAGGTGCTGGCGGCGAGCGAAGCGAAATACCGTGAATTGTTCGAGCACTCGGCGGATGCCTTCCTCATCATCCAAGAGGGCCGGTTTACCGACTGCAACATGGCGGCCGTGGATATGCTCGGCTATTCGGCCAAGGAGGATGTCATCGGGAAATCTCCGGGCGACCTTTCCCCAACAACTCAGCCCGATGGACTGGATTCGGGTAAAAAAGCCCAGGATATGCTCGCTGCCATGGAAACCAGCCAGAGCCTCCGTTTCGAATGGCACCACAAGAAGGCCAATGGCGAGGTGTTCCCGGTCGCCGTCACGTTGACCGCGCTCACCGACAACGAAGGCCGCCCCATGATCCACACGGCCTGGCGCAACATCACCGCGCGCAAGCAGATGGAGGAAGCGCTGGAGAAAAGGATTGTTGCCCTGACGCGGCCGCTGGACGACGACGCGGAAATCGCCTTCGACGATCTCTTCAGCCGGGATGCCATCCAGCGCATCCAGGATGGGTTTGCCGCGGCCACCGGCGTGGCTTCCATCATTACCCACCCCGATGGCACCCCCATCACCGAGCCGAGCAATTTCACCAGCCTGTGCTACGATATTATCCGCAAAACGGAAAAGGGCCGTGCCAACTGCCATAAATCCGATGCCGAACTCGGGCGGCACCACCAGGAAGGGCCGATTGTCCAGTGCTGCCTAAGCGGCGGTCTTTGGGATGCGGGAGCCAGCATCGAGGTGGGCGGCCGGCATATCGCCAACTGGCTGATCGGGCAGGTGCGGGACGAGTCGCAATCCGATGAAGACATGCGCCGCTATGCCCGGGAAATCGGTGCCGATGAAGACGCGTTCATGGATGCGTTCCACCGCGTGCCGGTCATGCCCCGCGAGCGCTTCACGAAGGTCGCGGATGTGCTGTTCACGCTGGCCAACCAGCTTTCGGCCACGGCCTACCAGAACATCCAGCAGGCCCGCTTCATTGCCGCGCAGAAAAAGGCGGAACAAACCCTTAAGGACCTTGCCGAAGTGCAAGGCCTGATTCTCGACAACAGCACGGTGGGCATCGCCCTGCTTGAAAACCGCACCTTCAAATGGGTAAACCCCCGCATGTCCGAACTGTTCAACATTCCGGAACAGGAATTGCAGGGCGCTTCGACCCGCCTGTTGTACGCCTCGGAGGAGGACTTTCTGGAAAACGGGGCAAAGGCGTATGCCGTGCTGGAGCAAGGCAACCGCTTCGAACACACGCTTCAGTTCCAGCGCGGCGACGGTTCGTTGTTCTGGTGCCGGCTGATCGGGAGTGCGCTTGATCCGAAAAGTCCGCTGGAGTCGGGCTCCCTGTGGATGTTCGAGGATATCAGCGAACGCAGGGCATCCGAAAACGAGCTGCTACGCCTATCCACGGCCATTGAGCAGTCGCCGGAGACCGTGGTTATTACTGATCTGGAGGGAAGAATCCAATATGTGAACCCCGCCTTCGAGCGGGCTTCCGGCTTTGCCCGGGAAGAGGTTCTTGGGATGAACCCGAATATGCTCAGCAGCGGGGAGCATGACGAAGCCTATTATGCCGATCTCTGGGATACCATCGCTTCGGGAGGGATCTGGGAGGGGCGGATCGTCAACCGCCGGAAAATCGGCACGCTCTACACCGAGGAAGCCTCGATCGCCCCGGTGAAGGATGCCACCGGAACCATTACCAACTACGTGGCCGTCAAGCGCGACATTTCCGAAGAGCTGATCCGGGAGGAAGAGTTGCGGCAGGCCCAGAAGATGGACGCCGTCGGGCAGCTGGCCGGCGGCATCGCCCACGACTTCAACAATATCCTCCAGGGCATCATGGGCTTCAGCGAGATGCTGCAGATGGAACTCGATGCCCAATCCCCGGAATACGACGGAGCCGTGGAGATCCACAAGGCGGCCAAGCGAGCGGCTCAGCTGACGCGCCAGCTGCTGACCTTCAGCCGGAAGCAACCCTCCCATTTCGAAACCGTGGACCTGAACAACACCGTCCATGACGCCCTGGCCTTGCTCAACATGTTGCTGGGCGAAAAATACGACATTGTCCTGGATCTTCAGCAGCAACTGCCCCCCATCCATGCCGACCCCGGCCAGCTGACCCAGGTCATCATCAATCTGGCGGTTAACGCGCGCGACGCCATGCCGGAAGGCGGACGGTTGACCATTTCGACCGACAGCGGCACGTTCCAGCCCGAAGATGCCGCACTCATTCCCGAGGCCCAGGCGGGAAGCTTTGTGTGCCTTTCGATCACCGATACCGGCTGCGGGATGGACAAAGACACCAAAAAACGGTTGTTCGAACCGTTCTTCACCACGAAGGAGGTTGGCGAAGGGACAGGGCTTGGGCTGTCCGTCGTGTACGGAATCGCCCAGCAAAGCAAGGGATGGGTCAACGTCTACAGCGAAACCGGAAAGGGGAGCTGCTTCAAGATCTATTTCCCGGCGATCGCGGCCTCGCCAGCATCCCCGGAAGAACCGGCACACCGCCATCAGGCACATGGCCGCGCAACCATCCTCCTGGTGGAGGACGATCCCGAGCTGGCCACCATGGGTATGGAAATTTTGCTAAACGCAGGACACGATCCCATCCTCGCCATCAGCGCCGAAGAGGCCATGGAACATTTCCGGGATGTGGATGGCAACATCGACCTGCTGGTCAGCGATATGGAACTCCCCGGCCTGCGGGGCGACGAACTGGCCGATGAACTGCGGAAGAGAAACCCCGCCCTGCCCGTGCTGCTGCTCAGTGGATACCGCGACCAGCACGTCCGCTGGCAGCACCTGGAAGACAGGGACTACCTATTCATGAACAAACCGTTTACTATTTCCAACCTAACCGCCATGGTCGGGAAATTGATTCAAGAGTACAAAGGCGAGGGTGTATGA
- a CDS encoding DNA alkylation repair protein: MLMKDGLGKAAVERMAGSLARTVPGFPEQRFIADAMAGIEELELKDRVRHLIGVLNTYLPDDFEETAAILIRLKGNWIPGDPDDNLQGFAAWPILDYVGEHGLGHPETALKVLKELTSFFSAEFAIRPFITEHFEATFRTLGQWADDPDEQVRRLVSEGIRPRLPWGRQLPQFIADPSPVLQLLDNLKDDPSETVRRSVANNLNDISKDHPETVIKVCKRWRQGAGPERQWIIRHATRTLVKAGHPAVFGLLGYTENPKLALKSLKVSPGAIRLGEAIEFNAMIESTAKTTQKVVVDYALHHRKANGKTSPKVFKFRSLEIAPGETVELAKRHAIKPISTRNYYPGGHAVEILINGKTFGRATFKLTLS, translated from the coding sequence ATGCTGATGAAAGACGGCCTCGGGAAGGCGGCGGTGGAACGGATGGCCGGGTCGTTGGCGCGTACGGTTCCGGGTTTTCCCGAACAGCGTTTCATTGCGGATGCGATGGCGGGCATCGAGGAGTTGGAACTGAAGGATCGGGTGCGGCACCTGATCGGGGTGCTGAACACGTATCTTCCAGATGATTTCGAAGAAACCGCCGCAATCCTCATCCGGTTGAAGGGCAACTGGATTCCCGGCGATCCGGACGACAACCTGCAGGGCTTCGCCGCCTGGCCGATCCTCGACTATGTCGGCGAGCACGGTCTTGGCCATCCGGAAACCGCCTTGAAGGTGCTGAAGGAGCTCACTTCGTTCTTTTCGGCCGAATTTGCCATCCGTCCATTCATCACTGAACATTTCGAGGCCACGTTCCGCACCTTGGGGCAATGGGCGGACGATCCGGACGAGCAGGTGCGGCGGTTGGTTTCCGAGGGCATCCGGCCGCGCCTGCCGTGGGGGCGGCAACTGCCGCAATTCATTGCCGATCCCTCCCCGGTTCTCCAGCTGCTGGACAACCTGAAGGACGATCCCAGCGAAACTGTGCGCCGCTCGGTCGCCAACAACCTGAACGATATTTCGAAGGATCATCCGGAAACCGTCATCAAGGTTTGCAAGCGGTGGCGGCAGGGGGCCGGCCCGGAGCGGCAGTGGATCATCCGGCATGCCACGCGTACCCTGGTGAAGGCCGGGCATCCGGCGGTGTTCGGCCTGCTCGGCTACACGGAAAACCCCAAGCTCGCTCTCAAGTCGCTCAAGGTTTCCCCTGGGGCCATCCGCCTGGGGGAAGCGATCGAGTTCAACGCGATGATCGAATCCACGGCAAAAACCACCCAGAAGGTGGTGGTCGACTACGCGCTCCACCACAGGAAGGCGAATGGGAAAACCAGCCCGAAGGTGTTCAAATTCCGCTCCCTGGAGATCGCCCCCGGGGAAACGGTTGAACTGGCCAAGCGGCATGCCATCAAGCCGATCTCCACGCGCAACTACTATCCGGGCGGGCATGCCGTGGAAATCCTGATAAACGGAAAGACATTCGGGCGGGCAACCTTTAAGCTTACGCTTTCTTAA
- a CDS encoding zinc ribbon domain-containing protein produces the protein MKPCRACRHEISEQARACPQCGAPFPAKDEWDGYGFEYKSAATVMGVPLVHVSFKYRDRKPVPAYGIIAIGQFGVGVVTLAQFGVGLVGIGQFTLAGYALAQFAVAWSLVAQIGLYFHQGIGQMVLKISELF, from the coding sequence ATGAAACCGTGCAGAGCGTGTCGCCATGAAATTTCGGAACAGGCCCGGGCGTGCCCGCAGTGCGGGGCGCCCTTCCCCGCCAAGGATGAATGGGATGGCTACGGCTTCGAGTATAAGTCCGCCGCCACCGTGATGGGCGTGCCGCTGGTTCACGTTTCCTTCAAATACCGCGACCGCAAACCGGTGCCGGCCTACGGCATCATTGCCATTGGCCAGTTCGGCGTGGGCGTGGTTACCCTGGCACAGTTCGGGGTTGGGCTGGTCGGCATCGGCCAGTTCACGCTTGCGGGGTATGCGCTGGCGCAGTTTGCCGTGGCCTGGTCGTTGGTTGCGCAGATCGGCCTCTATTTCCACCAGGGCATCGGCCAAATGGTGCTCAAGATCAGTGAGTTGTTCTGA
- the der gene encoding ribosome biogenesis GTPase Der — protein sequence MAIVGRPNVGKSALFNRLVGRRVSIVHEEEGVTRDRIVCEANWEGERFELIDTGGLGHFGKQVSPDQIVEGTETQAEVAIADASFIIFVVDISAGLAPLDEEVARILHQSGRTVFLAANKADNEDREEGAYDFDQLGFPVFPVSAVHNRGIVTLMEALIPELPKEENPTEEEPLRVAVVGRPNAGKSSYINRLLKDERVIVSDIPGTTRDSIEIPFTIGKGETARHYQLIDTAGVQKDTRGKSAVDWFSNLRTDKAIERADVVVMVLDGETGPTTRDKKVAAKIIEAQKGCILLINKWDLAKDADEDVTQTKYLPALREALPFMGFAPVLFVSAKDGYNIKRSVEAIDYVAAQTRVEITTGVLNRVVQQAVEKYPPPIAKGKRLKVFYATQSGTNPIYFKVFVNDPTYSRSNWLKYLQNQFREAFGLEGAPIFIKLVARSRPER from the coding sequence GTGGCGATCGTGGGTCGCCCGAACGTAGGGAAGTCGGCGCTGTTCAACCGGCTGGTGGGGCGGCGCGTGTCGATCGTGCACGAAGAGGAAGGCGTAACGCGCGACCGCATTGTGTGCGAGGCCAACTGGGAAGGCGAGCGGTTCGAGCTGATCGATACCGGCGGACTGGGCCATTTCGGCAAGCAGGTTTCCCCCGACCAAATCGTTGAAGGAACCGAAACGCAGGCGGAAGTGGCCATTGCGGATGCTTCGTTCATTATTTTCGTGGTCGACATCTCGGCCGGGCTCGCCCCGCTGGATGAAGAGGTGGCGCGCATCCTGCATCAGAGCGGGCGCACCGTATTCCTCGCGGCCAACAAGGCCGACAATGAAGACCGGGAAGAGGGCGCGTACGACTTCGACCAGCTCGGCTTCCCCGTCTTCCCCGTTTCCGCCGTCCACAACCGCGGCATCGTCACCCTGATGGAGGCGCTGATCCCCGAGCTGCCGAAAGAGGAAAACCCAACGGAGGAAGAACCGCTCCGGGTGGCCGTGGTGGGCCGGCCGAACGCCGGGAAATCGTCCTACATCAACCGCCTGCTCAAGGACGAACGCGTGATTGTCTCGGATATTCCGGGCACCACCCGCGACAGCATCGAAATCCCCTTCACCATCGGCAAAGGCGAAACCGCCCGCCACTACCAGCTGATCGACACCGCCGGCGTCCAGAAGGACACCCGCGGCAAAAGCGCGGTGGATTGGTTCAGCAACCTGCGCACCGACAAGGCGATCGAACGCGCCGACGTGGTGGTGATGGTGCTGGACGGCGAAACCGGGCCGACCACCCGCGACAAGAAGGTGGCCGCCAAGATTATCGAAGCCCAGAAGGGGTGCATCCTGCTCATCAACAAGTGGGACCTGGCGAAAGACGCCGATGAGGACGTTACGCAGACCAAATATTTGCCGGCCCTGCGCGAGGCGCTGCCCTTCATGGGCTTCGCCCCCGTGTTGTTCGTTTCGGCCAAGGACGGCTACAACATCAAGCGTTCCGTGGAAGCGATCGACTATGTCGCCGCCCAGACGCGCGTCGAAATCACCACCGGCGTGTTGAACCGCGTCGTCCAGCAGGCGGTCGAGAAATATCCGCCGCCCATCGCGAAGGGCAAGCGCCTGAAGGTGTTCTATGCCACGCAGTCCGGCACCAACCCGATCTATTTCAAGGTGTTCGTGAACGATCCAACCTATTCGCGCTCCAACTGGCTGAAATATTTGCAGAACCAGTTCCGCGAGGCGTTCGGCCTCGAAGGCGCGCCGATCTTCATTAAGCTCGTCGCCCGCTCGCGGCCGGAAAGATAG
- a CDS encoding RyR domain-containing protein translates to MVDEALIEHLAEAVHVRWMEGRLAEGWTHGPVRDEAAKQHPCLVPYNDLPESEREYDRATVRATLDGLKNLGYRIQGAGDGKE, encoded by the coding sequence GTGGTTGACGAAGCTTTGATCGAACACCTGGCGGAAGCGGTGCATGTCCGCTGGATGGAAGGGCGTCTGGCCGAGGGCTGGACGCATGGGCCGGTGCGCGATGAAGCCGCCAAACAGCATCCGTGCCTCGTTCCCTACAACGACTTGCCCGAAAGCGAACGGGAATACGACCGCGCCACCGTCCGCGCCACGCTGGATGGGCTGAAGAATCTGGGGTATCGAATCCAGGGGGCAGGGGATGGAAAAGAATAG